One Amorphoplanes digitatis genomic window carries:
- a CDS encoding NADH-quinone oxidoreductase subunit D yields MTVGTGSGLDTADMVLNIGPQHPSTHGVLRLKLTLDGERVTACEPIVGYMHRGAEKLFEVRDYRQIIVLANRHDWLSAFSNELGVALAVERLMGLEVPERATWLRMALAELNRVLNHLMFLGSYPLEIGAITPMFYAFRERETLQAVMEEVSGGRIHYMFNRVGGLKEEVPAGWTGRAREAIGKVRRRMPDIDRLIRANDIFLARTVGVGVLTAEQAAAYGASGPVARASGLDIDLRRDEPYLAYDQLDVPVVTRTAGDCHSRFEVLLDQVYVSLDLAQACLDRVDQIGGPVNVRLPKVVKAPEGHTYAWTENPLGINGYYLVSRGEKTPWRLKLRTASYANVQALATLIPGCLVPDLIAILGSMFFVVGDIDK; encoded by the coding sequence ATGACGGTCGGCACCGGGTCCGGGCTCGACACGGCCGACATGGTGCTCAACATCGGCCCACAGCACCCGTCGACGCACGGCGTGCTCCGGCTCAAACTCACCCTCGACGGTGAGCGGGTCACCGCCTGCGAGCCGATCGTCGGCTACATGCACCGCGGCGCCGAGAAGCTGTTCGAGGTGCGCGACTACCGGCAGATCATCGTGCTGGCCAACCGGCACGACTGGCTCTCGGCGTTCTCAAACGAACTCGGCGTCGCGCTCGCCGTCGAGCGGCTCATGGGCCTCGAGGTTCCCGAGCGCGCGACCTGGCTGCGGATGGCACTCGCCGAGCTGAACCGGGTGCTCAACCACCTGATGTTCCTCGGCTCGTACCCGCTGGAGATCGGCGCGATCACGCCGATGTTCTACGCCTTCCGGGAGCGGGAGACGCTCCAGGCCGTCATGGAGGAGGTCTCCGGCGGCCGGATCCACTACATGTTCAACCGCGTCGGCGGGCTCAAGGAGGAGGTGCCGGCGGGCTGGACCGGCCGGGCCCGGGAGGCGATCGGCAAGGTGCGCCGCCGGATGCCGGACATCGACCGGCTGATCCGCGCCAACGACATCTTCCTCGCCCGTACCGTCGGCGTCGGGGTGCTGACCGCCGAGCAGGCGGCGGCGTACGGCGCGTCCGGGCCGGTGGCGCGGGCCAGCGGCCTCGACATCGACCTGCGGCGCGACGAGCCTTACCTGGCCTACGACCAGCTCGACGTCCCGGTGGTGACCCGGACGGCCGGTGACTGCCACTCGCGCTTCGAGGTGCTGCTGGATCAGGTGTACGTCTCCCTTGACCTGGCGCAGGCCTGCCTGGACCGGGTCGACCAGATCGGCGGGCCGGTGAACGTGCGCCTGCCGAAGGTGGTCAAGGCGCCGGAGGGCCACACGTACGCCTGGACGGAGAATCCGCTGGGCATCAACGGCTACTACCTGGTGTCCCGCGGCGAGAAGACACCGTGGCGGCTGAAGCTGAGGACGGCGTCCTACGCGAACGTGCAGGCGCTGGCGACGCTGATCCCGGGGTGCCTGGTGCCGGACCTGATCGCGATCCTGGGGTCGATGTTCTTCGTGGTCGGGGACATCGACAAGTAG
- the panC gene encoding pantoate--beta-alanine ligase: MTALVHTRAELAAARDAATGRVAVVMTMGALHEGHRQLMREARERGDFVLVTIFVNPLQFGPNEDFDKYPRTLEADLEACRAEGVDLVFAPDRDEMYPGGTPQVTLEAGPMGTILEGASRPGHFSGMLTVVAKLLLLTRADLAFFGEKDFQQLSLIRRMVRDLEIGVEIIGVPTVREADGLALSSRNRYLSAEQRQAALALSHALREGAAQSDAQSALEAAGKILADEPGVQVDYLALTGPLLGAPPRDGAARLLVAAKVGTTRLIDNVPLLLGNAA; encoded by the coding sequence ATGACCGCGCTCGTACACACCCGCGCCGAACTCGCCGCCGCCCGGGACGCCGCGACCGGCCGGGTGGCCGTCGTGATGACCATGGGCGCCCTGCACGAGGGCCACCGCCAGCTGATGCGCGAGGCCCGCGAGCGCGGCGACTTCGTGCTCGTCACGATCTTCGTGAACCCGCTCCAGTTCGGCCCGAACGAGGACTTCGACAAGTACCCGCGCACGCTGGAGGCCGACCTGGAGGCCTGCCGCGCCGAGGGGGTCGACCTGGTCTTCGCGCCCGACCGCGACGAGATGTACCCCGGCGGCACGCCGCAGGTGACCCTGGAAGCCGGACCGATGGGCACGATCCTGGAGGGCGCGAGCCGGCCCGGGCACTTCTCCGGGATGCTCACCGTCGTCGCCAAGCTGCTCCTGCTGACCCGCGCCGACCTGGCGTTCTTCGGCGAGAAGGACTTCCAGCAGCTGTCCCTGATCCGCCGGATGGTCCGCGACCTGGAGATCGGCGTGGAGATCATCGGCGTGCCGACCGTCCGGGAGGCCGACGGCCTGGCCCTGTCCAGCCGCAACCGCTACCTCTCGGCCGAGCAGCGGCAGGCCGCGCTCGCGCTCTCGCACGCCCTGCGCGAGGGCGCGGCGCAGAGCGACGCGCAGAGCGCGCTGGAGGCGGCCGGCAAGATCCTCGCCGACGAGCCCGGCGTGCAGGTCGACTACCTGGCCCTGACCGGCCCGCTGCTGGGTGCGCCCCCGCGCGACGGCGCGGCCCGGCTGCTGGTCGCCGCCAAGGTGGGCACGACCCGCTTGATCGACAACGTGCCGCTCCTGCTCGGAAACGCCGCCTGA
- a CDS encoding histone-like nucleoid-structuring protein Lsr2 produces MAKQIIHKLVDDLDGGDAEETVKFALDGIQYEIDLSDKNAAKLREVFAPYVGAGSKAARGGVVVGGRAARGRGGATADREQNKAIREWAKKAGKDISDRGRIPQEIVDEFHVKGPGR; encoded by the coding sequence GTGGCCAAGCAGATCATTCACAAGCTGGTCGATGACCTCGATGGCGGTGACGCCGAGGAGACGGTCAAGTTCGCCCTCGACGGCATTCAGTACGAGATCGACCTGTCCGACAAGAACGCGGCGAAATTGCGGGAAGTCTTCGCCCCGTACGTGGGCGCGGGTTCGAAGGCCGCGCGCGGTGGTGTCGTCGTCGGCGGGCGCGCTGCCCGCGGCCGCGGCGGTGCGACCGCCGACCGGGAGCAGAACAAGGCGATCCGGGAGTGGGCGAAGAAGGCGGGCAAGGACATCTCCGACCGGGGGCGCATCCCGCAGGAGATCGTGGACGAGTTCCACGTGAAGGGTCCCGGCCGCTGA
- a CDS encoding type III pantothenate kinase, with product MLLCIDIGNTNTVLATFDGDKLVHSWRIKTDARSTADELGLMFRGLLAGDAVEITGVAACSTVPAALRSLRTMLGRYYADLPNVIVEPGVKTGVQLAIDNPKEVGADRVVNTLAAHALYGGPSIVVDFGTTTNFDVISARGEFLGGAFAPGIEISFDALAARAAQLRKVEPAKPRSVIGKNTVECLQSGLYFGVAGQVDRIVDLMTAELGGVRSVIATGGLAWLVKDECRTITAHEPMITLIGLRMVYERNV from the coding sequence GTGCTGCTTTGCATTGATATTGGAAATACGAACACCGTTCTCGCCACGTTCGACGGGGACAAGCTCGTTCACAGCTGGCGGATCAAGACCGACGCCCGGTCCACCGCTGACGAGCTCGGTCTGATGTTCCGGGGCCTGCTGGCCGGGGACGCCGTGGAGATCACCGGGGTGGCGGCCTGCTCGACCGTGCCGGCCGCGCTGCGCTCGCTGCGGACGATGCTCGGGCGTTACTACGCCGACCTGCCCAATGTCATCGTCGAGCCGGGCGTGAAGACCGGGGTGCAGCTCGCCATCGACAACCCCAAGGAGGTCGGCGCCGACCGGGTGGTCAACACCCTCGCGGCGCACGCGCTCTACGGGGGTCCCTCGATCGTGGTGGACTTCGGCACGACGACGAACTTCGACGTGATCAGCGCGCGGGGCGAGTTCCTCGGCGGCGCGTTCGCGCCCGGCATCGAGATCTCGTTCGACGCGCTGGCCGCGCGCGCCGCGCAGCTGCGCAAGGTCGAGCCGGCCAAGCCGCGCTCGGTGATCGGCAAGAACACCGTCGAGTGCCTCCAGTCGGGCCTCTATTTCGGCGTCGCCGGGCAGGTCGACCGGATCGTCGACCTGATGACCGCCGAGCTGGGCGGCGTGCGCTCGGTCATCGCCACCGGCGGGCTCGCCTGGCTGGTCAAGGACGAGTGCCGGACCATCACCGCGCACGAGCCGATGATCACGCTGATCGGGCTGCGGATGGTATATGAGCGGAACGTCTGA
- a CDS encoding septum formation family protein: MRHSPRRRSRGRWAIAAALSLFAVLAAGGCGYPAGVDGDLTDGWATIGAPTGFTPAAQTCHLANFSTAGARATYEVVGCKLKHRTETVYVGTYPSPAADADEPPAPGSAAARAAYQTCDRKTTEYVGAPWRNARLWVGVTQPTAAAWAGGARWFRCEVLVSSSIEDDGGLVQRVGTLRDALKDPKSPLLLTCYTALLDRAGEIASMPSVPCDTKHNSEFVGVWNAGNRGYPKTAKDWDEFHEGCRGLIASYVGVPNDADLKYRAGVISLPGGDDVWALGDRYVRCYLWVDGANLTTSLKGKGPKGAPVQYQ, encoded by the coding sequence ATGCGACACTCGCCTCGGCGGCGGTCACGCGGGCGCTGGGCGATCGCGGCCGCGCTGAGCCTGTTCGCCGTCCTGGCGGCCGGCGGCTGCGGCTACCCCGCCGGCGTGGACGGTGACCTCACCGACGGCTGGGCGACGATCGGCGCACCGACCGGTTTCACGCCCGCGGCGCAGACCTGCCACCTTGCCAACTTCTCGACCGCCGGCGCCCGGGCCACCTACGAGGTGGTCGGCTGCAAGCTCAAGCACCGCACCGAGACCGTCTACGTCGGCACCTATCCGAGCCCGGCGGCCGACGCCGATGAGCCGCCCGCGCCGGGCTCGGCGGCCGCCCGGGCGGCGTACCAGACCTGTGACCGCAAGACCACCGAGTACGTGGGTGCGCCGTGGCGCAACGCCCGGCTGTGGGTCGGCGTGACCCAGCCGACCGCGGCCGCCTGGGCCGGCGGCGCCCGCTGGTTCCGCTGCGAGGTGCTGGTCAGCAGCTCGATCGAGGACGACGGCGGGCTGGTGCAGCGGGTCGGCACGCTGCGCGACGCGCTCAAGGACCCGAAGTCCCCGCTGCTGCTGACCTGCTACACCGCGCTGCTGGACCGGGCGGGCGAGATCGCCTCGATGCCCAGCGTGCCGTGCGACACCAAGCACAACTCCGAGTTCGTCGGCGTCTGGAACGCGGGCAACCGCGGTTATCCGAAGACGGCGAAGGACTGGGACGAGTTCCACGAGGGCTGCCGGGGCCTGATCGCCTCGTACGTCGGCGTGCCGAACGACGCCGACCTGAAGTACCGGGCCGGCGTGATCTCGCTGCCCGGTGGCGACGACGTCTGGGCGCTGGGCGACCGGTACGTGCGCTGCTACCTCTGGGTCGACGGTGCCAACCTCACGACCTCGCTGAAGGGCAAGGGCCCGAAGGGCGCGCCCGTCCAGTACCAGTAA
- a CDS encoding SAM-dependent methyltransferase gives MAGALYGTGGFFTRAAEGPADHFRTSVHASPLFASALLRLIRRVDSALGCPGRLDVVDVGAGRGELLAALRALVSADPAATVRGLAGRIRFTGVEVAPRPAGLPREIGWRRDVPEGFVGVLVATEWLDNVPLDIAEADAEGRLRRVLVDRGTGLESLGPDVGAADRFWAARWWPDAGPGDRIEIGWPRDNAWSDAVGALRSGCALAVDYGHLRAARPPLGTLTGYRDGRQVEPVPDGTCDITAHVAVDSAAAAAGTAYRIIGQREALRGLGVDGGRPALDLARTDPAGYLRALSAAGAAAELTDPAGLGGHWWLLHEVGIELRGTMLP, from the coding sequence ATGGCCGGGGCACTGTACGGAACCGGGGGCTTCTTCACCCGGGCGGCCGAGGGCCCCGCGGACCACTTCCGTACCAGCGTGCACGCCTCCCCCCTGTTCGCGAGCGCACTGCTGCGGCTGATCCGGCGGGTGGACTCGGCGCTGGGCTGCCCCGGCCGCCTGGACGTGGTCGACGTGGGCGCCGGGCGCGGCGAACTGCTGGCCGCCCTGCGAGCGCTGGTGAGCGCCGACCCGGCCGCGACCGTTCGCGGACTCGCCGGGCGTATCCGCTTCACCGGCGTCGAGGTCGCACCGCGGCCCGCCGGGCTGCCGCGGGAGATCGGCTGGCGGCGCGACGTGCCCGAGGGCTTCGTCGGGGTGCTGGTGGCGACCGAGTGGCTGGACAACGTGCCGCTCGACATCGCCGAGGCCGACGCCGAGGGGCGGCTGCGCCGGGTGCTCGTCGACCGCGGTACCGGGCTGGAGTCGCTCGGGCCGGACGTCGGCGCCGCCGACCGCTTCTGGGCGGCGCGCTGGTGGCCGGACGCCGGGCCCGGCGACCGGATCGAGATCGGCTGGCCCCGCGACAACGCCTGGTCCGATGCGGTCGGCGCGCTGCGGTCCGGTTGCGCGCTTGCCGTCGACTACGGACACCTGCGTGCGGCGCGGCCCCCGCTGGGCACCCTCACCGGCTACCGGGACGGGCGGCAGGTCGAGCCGGTGCCCGACGGCACGTGCGACATCACGGCACACGTTGCCGTGGACTCCGCCGCGGCCGCGGCCGGGACCGCGTACCGGATCATCGGCCAGCGTGAGGCGCTGCGCGGCCTCGGTGTCGACGGCGGGCGACCGGCGCTGGACCTGGCGCGCACGGACCCGGCGGGATATCTGCGGGCGCTAAGCGCGGCCGGCGCCGCCGCCGAACTCACCGACCCCGCCGGGCTGGGCGGGCACTGGTGGCTGCTGCACGAGGTGGGCATCGAGCTTCGTGGGACGATGCTGCCGTGA
- the lysS gene encoding lysine--tRNA ligase: protein MTEQNPAVDPAEDLPEQMRVRRSKRDRLLAEGVEPYPVGFDRTATLAEVRARYAELETDTASGDKVGITGRVIFVRNGGKLCFATLRDGDGTELQAMLSLDKIGAEGLEQWKRVVDLGDLVGIAGEVITSRRGELSVLADSWTMTAKALRPLPVAHKPLGEETRVRQRYVDLIVRPQAREIVRARATTVRSLRESLFGRNYLEVETPMLQLLHGGATARPFVTHSNALDIDLYLRIAPELFLKRAVVGGIERVFEINRNFRNEGMDSTHSPEFAMLEAYQAYADYNVMQQQTREWIQEAAEATAGSHIVTHFDGTELDLGGEWATVTLFGSLSAALGEEVTVQTDLAQLQRYAEKHDLAVDPKWGPGKLAEELFEHLVQPTLQAPTFVRDYPEETTPLTRAHRETPGCTEKWDLYVMGFELATAYSELTDPVVQRERLTAQSLLAAGGDPEAMRLDEDFLRAMEYGMPPAGGMGMGIDRLLMALTGLGIRETILFPLVRPE, encoded by the coding sequence GTGACCGAGCAGAATCCCGCAGTTGACCCCGCCGAGGACCTTCCCGAACAGATGCGGGTCCGCCGGTCGAAGCGGGACCGGCTGCTGGCCGAGGGCGTCGAGCCGTACCCGGTCGGTTTCGACCGCACCGCGACGCTCGCCGAGGTCCGCGCCCGGTACGCGGAGCTCGAGACCGACACGGCCTCGGGGGACAAGGTCGGCATCACCGGTCGGGTGATCTTCGTGCGCAACGGCGGGAAGCTTTGCTTCGCCACGCTGCGCGACGGTGACGGCACCGAGCTACAGGCCATGCTCTCCCTGGACAAGATCGGCGCCGAGGGCCTCGAGCAGTGGAAGCGCGTGGTCGACCTGGGTGACCTGGTCGGTATCGCCGGCGAGGTGATCACCAGCCGCCGCGGTGAGCTGTCGGTTCTCGCCGATTCCTGGACCATGACGGCCAAGGCGCTGCGCCCGCTTCCGGTGGCGCACAAGCCGCTGGGCGAGGAGACCCGGGTCCGGCAGCGTTATGTCGATCTGATTGTCCGCCCGCAGGCCCGGGAGATCGTCCGGGCCCGGGCGACTACGGTACGCAGCCTGCGCGAGTCGCTCTTCGGGCGCAATTATCTCGAAGTGGAAACGCCGATGTTGCAGTTGCTGCACGGCGGCGCGACGGCCCGCCCGTTTGTGACGCACAGCAACGCACTCGATATAGATCTCTATCTGCGTATCGCCCCGGAACTATTTTTGAAGCGTGCCGTCGTCGGCGGCATCGAACGCGTCTTCGAGATCAACCGTAACTTCCGCAATGAGGGCATGGATTCCACGCACTCGCCGGAGTTCGCGATGCTCGAGGCGTACCAGGCGTATGCCGACTACAACGTGATGCAGCAGCAGACGCGCGAGTGGATTCAGGAGGCCGCCGAAGCGACCGCCGGATCACACATCGTCACCCACTTCGACGGCACCGAGTTGGATCTCGGCGGCGAGTGGGCAACGGTCACCCTGTTCGGTTCCCTCTCCGCCGCGCTCGGCGAAGAAGTGACCGTGCAGACCGATCTGGCGCAGCTCCAGCGGTACGCGGAAAAGCACGACCTCGCGGTCGACCCGAAGTGGGGGCCGGGCAAGCTCGCCGAGGAGCTCTTCGAGCACCTCGTCCAGCCGACGCTCCAGGCGCCGACGTTCGTGCGGGACTATCCCGAGGAGACGACGCCGCTGACCCGGGCGCACCGCGAGACGCCGGGGTGTACGGAGAAGTGGGACCTCTACGTCATGGGCTTCGAGCTGGCGACCGCCTACTCGGAGCTGACCGACCCGGTGGTGCAGCGTGAGCGGCTGACGGCACAGTCGCTGCTCGCCGCCGGTGGCGACCCGGAGGCCATGCGGCTCGACGAGGATTTCCTGCGCGCGATGGAGTACGGAATGCCGCCCGCCGGCGGGATGGGAATGGGAATCGACCGGCTGCTGATGGCGCTGACCGGCCTGGGCATTCGCGAAACGATCCTGTTCCCGTTGGTGCGCCCGGAGTAG
- a CDS encoding L-aspartate oxidase — protein sequence MSHLADLPVLPRRLAAAEPGWTETTDVLVVGSGVAGLTAALYLREAGLHVTVVTKVNIDDGSTRWAQGGIAAVLDPLDTPEAHAFDTEIAGVGLCDPAAVRVLVEEGPARIRELMRIGAEFDRNVDGSLMLTREGGHRADRIVHAGGDATGAEVQRALHEAVRRDPWIRLVEHALVLDLLRAADGRACGITLHVLGEGSEDGVGAILARAVVLATGGMGQIFASTTNPAVSTGDGVALALRAGAKVNDVEFVQFHPTSFVTASVTSVQRPLISEALRGEGAHLVDEAGKRFMVGQHELAELAPRDIVAKGIHRVLRATGADHVYLDARHLGREFLEHRFPTIVASTRAAGIDPATELIPVAPAAHYASGGVRTDLHGRTSIPGLYACGEVACTGVHGANRLASNSLLEGLVFSRRIADDIARELPPQADPAPQAGGPGWVVAPAIRGDLQRAMTRGAGVLRSADSLAVTAKELARLGEQRGVPRNAAWEATNLLTVASALVASASERRETRGCHWREDYPNAADEWRGHLLDAIDAGGYLTQTFEEMA from the coding sequence ATGTCGCATCTTGCCGACCTTCCGGTGCTCCCGCGCCGCCTGGCCGCCGCCGAGCCCGGCTGGACCGAGACCACCGACGTGCTGGTGGTCGGCTCCGGCGTCGCGGGCCTCACCGCCGCGCTCTACCTGCGCGAGGCGGGCCTGCACGTCACCGTGGTCACCAAGGTCAATATCGATGACGGGTCGACCCGCTGGGCGCAGGGCGGCATCGCGGCCGTGCTCGACCCCCTCGACACCCCGGAGGCCCACGCCTTCGACACCGAGATCGCCGGGGTCGGCCTCTGCGACCCCGCGGCCGTACGGGTGCTCGTCGAGGAGGGGCCGGCGCGGATCCGGGAGCTGATGCGGATCGGCGCCGAGTTCGACCGCAACGTCGACGGGTCGCTGATGCTGACCCGCGAGGGCGGCCACCGCGCCGACCGGATCGTGCACGCCGGCGGCGACGCCACCGGCGCCGAGGTGCAGCGCGCCCTGCACGAGGCGGTGCGCCGGGACCCGTGGATCAGGCTGGTCGAGCACGCCCTGGTGCTGGACCTGCTGCGCGCGGCCGACGGCCGGGCCTGCGGCATCACCCTGCACGTACTCGGCGAGGGCAGCGAGGACGGCGTCGGCGCGATCCTGGCCCGCGCGGTGGTGCTGGCCACCGGCGGGATGGGCCAGATCTTCGCCTCCACCACCAACCCGGCGGTCTCGACCGGCGACGGCGTGGCGCTCGCGCTGCGGGCCGGAGCCAAGGTCAACGACGTGGAGTTCGTCCAGTTCCACCCGACGTCGTTCGTGACGGCGAGCGTGACCTCGGTGCAGCGCCCGCTGATCTCCGAGGCGTTGCGCGGGGAGGGCGCACACCTGGTCGACGAGGCCGGCAAGCGGTTCATGGTCGGCCAGCACGAGCTCGCCGAGCTGGCGCCGCGCGACATCGTCGCCAAGGGCATCCACCGGGTGCTGCGTGCCACCGGCGCCGACCACGTCTACCTGGACGCCCGGCACCTGGGCCGGGAGTTCCTGGAGCACCGCTTCCCGACGATCGTGGCGTCCACCCGGGCCGCCGGGATCGACCCGGCGACCGAGCTGATCCCGGTGGCACCGGCGGCGCACTACGCCTCCGGCGGCGTCCGCACCGACCTGCACGGCCGCACCTCGATACCGGGCCTCTACGCCTGCGGCGAGGTGGCCTGCACCGGCGTGCACGGCGCGAACAGGCTGGCGAGCAACTCGCTGCTGGAGGGCCTGGTCTTCTCCCGGCGCATCGCCGACGACATCGCCCGCGAGCTGCCGCCGCAGGCGGACCCGGCGCCGCAGGCCGGCGGCCCGGGCTGGGTCGTCGCCCCGGCGATCCGCGGCGACCTCCAGCGGGCGATGACCCGCGGCGCCGGGGTGCTCCGCTCGGCGGACTCGCTCGCCGTCACGGCCAAGGAGCTGGCCCGCCTCGGCGAGCAGCGCGGCGTGCCCCGCAACGCGGCCTGGGAGGCGACAAACCTGCTGACCGTGGCGAGCGCGCTCGTCGCCTCGGCCTCCGAGCGGCGCGAGACGCGGGGCTGCCACTGGCGCGAGGACTACCCGAACGCGGCGGACGAATGGCGCGGGCACCTGCTCGACGCGATCGACGCCGGCGGCTACCTGACACAGACCTTCGAGGAGATGGCATGA
- the nadC gene encoding carboxylating nicotinate-nucleotide diphosphorylase, with protein MTERTAPGPAGGLDLAEVERIVYTALAEDLGDPPRDVTSEATIPAGQVDTAELVARAPGVVAGLPVAALVFAATSGGTAEFDQRVEEGARVARGDVLAVVTGPTRSLLTAERTALNLLCRMSGVATHTRRWADELAGTKATVLDTRKTTPGLRVLEKYAVRAGGGTNKRMGLYDVAMIKDNHKLAAGSITAAYRSVRSTFPDVAVQVEVTTVAEAVEAVEAGADFLLCDNMTPDLLSEVVAAVGDRAELEATGNLTLATAKAYAATGVDYLSVGGLTHSSPILDIALDLRTS; from the coding sequence ATGACCGAGCGCACCGCACCGGGACCGGCCGGCGGCCTCGACCTCGCCGAGGTGGAGCGGATCGTCTACACGGCGCTGGCCGAGGACCTCGGCGACCCGCCCCGCGACGTGACGAGCGAGGCGACGATCCCGGCCGGCCAGGTCGACACCGCCGAGCTGGTCGCCCGCGCACCCGGCGTGGTGGCCGGCCTGCCGGTCGCGGCCCTGGTCTTCGCGGCGACCTCCGGCGGCACCGCGGAGTTCGACCAGCGGGTCGAGGAGGGCGCCCGGGTGGCCCGCGGCGACGTCCTCGCGGTGGTCACCGGGCCGACCCGGTCCCTGCTCACGGCCGAGCGCACGGCGCTCAACCTGCTCTGCCGGATGTCCGGCGTCGCGACGCACACCCGCAGGTGGGCCGACGAGCTGGCGGGCACCAAGGCGACGGTGCTGGACACCCGCAAGACGACGCCGGGCCTGCGCGTGCTGGAGAAGTACGCGGTCCGGGCCGGCGGCGGCACGAACAAGCGCATGGGCCTCTACGACGTCGCCATGATCAAGGACAACCACAAGCTCGCGGCCGGCAGCATCACCGCGGCCTACCGCTCGGTCCGCTCGACGTTCCCGGACGTGGCCGTCCAGGTGGAGGTCACCACGGTGGCCGAGGCGGTCGAGGCCGTCGAGGCGGGCGCCGACTTCCTGCTCTGCGACAACATGACCCCGGACCTGCTGAGCGAGGTCGTGGCCGCGGTCGGCGACCGGGCCGAGCTGGAGGCCACCGGCAACCTGACCCTTGCGACCGCGAAGGCCTACGCCGCGACCGGCGTCGACTACCTCTCGGTAGGCGGCCTGACCCACTCGTCCCCGATCCTCGACATCGCGCTCGACCTCCGCACGAGCTGA
- a CDS encoding Rossmann-like and DUF2520 domain-containing protein, which yields MSALPRAGKRANALVVGVVGAGRVGAVLGAALEAAGHRVVAVAAVSAASRERARRLLPRAAILPADEVARSATDLLLLAVPDDHLAAVVSGLAATGSLRGGTTVAHTSGAHGLAVLGDTDGIALHPAMTFTGADADLERLPGIAWGVTARDRAFASRLVTDLGGIPEWVAEDARPLYHAALAHGANHLVTLVNEAADLLRAAGVEHPEAVLSPLLHAALDNALLLGDAALTGPVSRGDAGTVRKHLDRVAPESAPAYLALARRTADRAIAAGRLRPQDAALLLDVLAQAGAQATAPATVGSPS from the coding sequence ATGAGCGCTCTGCCGCGCGCCGGAAAGCGTGCGAATGCCCTGGTCGTCGGCGTTGTCGGCGCCGGACGGGTCGGTGCCGTGCTCGGTGCCGCCCTCGAGGCCGCCGGACACCGCGTGGTCGCCGTCGCGGCCGTCTCCGCCGCCTCCCGTGAACGGGCCCGCCGCCTGCTTCCGCGAGCCGCGATCCTCCCCGCGGACGAGGTCGCTCGGTCCGCCACCGATCTGCTGCTGCTCGCCGTTCCCGACGATCATCTGGCCGCGGTCGTCTCCGGCCTGGCCGCCACCGGATCCCTGCGCGGCGGCACGACCGTCGCGCACACCTCGGGCGCGCACGGCCTGGCCGTCCTCGGCGACACCGACGGCATCGCGCTGCACCCGGCGATGACCTTCACGGGCGCGGACGCCGACCTCGAGCGGCTGCCCGGCATCGCCTGGGGCGTGACCGCGCGGGACCGTGCCTTCGCGTCGCGGCTGGTCACCGACCTCGGCGGCATCCCCGAGTGGGTCGCCGAGGATGCCCGGCCGCTCTACCACGCAGCCCTCGCGCACGGCGCGAACCACCTGGTCACGCTCGTCAACGAGGCCGCCGACCTGCTGCGCGCCGCCGGCGTCGAGCACCCGGAGGCCGTCCTGTCGCCGCTGCTGCACGCCGCGCTGGACAACGCCCTGCTGCTCGGCGACGCCGCGCTCACCGGGCCGGTCTCCCGCGGCGACGCCGGGACCGTGCGCAAGCACCTGGACCGCGTCGCGCCGGAGTCCGCGCCGGCCTATCTCGCTCTGGCCCGGCGCACCGCCGACCGGGCCATCGCCGCCGGGCGGCTGCGGCCGCAGGACGCGGCGCTGCTGCTGGACGTTCTTGCTCAGGCGGGCGCACAGGCGACCGCACCGGCGACCGTAGGGAGCCCCTCATGA